From Pseudonocardia autotrophica, one genomic window encodes:
- a CDS encoding ABC transporter substrate-binding protein, whose amino-acid sequence MRPRLLRRAATVVAALAVVAGCAAAPAGDAPETIVFLNPHAGAYDDVVAEFEARNPDIRVEQQSVPFDQMVSQTQARLASGDTSVDVVSVDPPRLAGMVTQGFLTDESASADLLESTSSQVGINSVTVDDRPWAYPLWTSDAFLFYNRDALTRAGVPIPGPSDADRLTWDQVLDGARTVAEADTARYGFGIDQVDRYYALQPILESMGAGPGLEGPDSLTAAVDTPEWKRFGAWYRDLYTDGLAPRGVDPGQMADLFASGGLGFYLSGASSITKIAESDLAGNWGIAPAPYVAGGPVVTPTDSWGVGISAYSEKQDAARRFAQFMTLDPEGVSAASRTMNLPPVATAAMPAYLDHLAEVAPAETAGIGDLLEIDLERHARHRPTSVGYVQFETTLNRAFTDLRNGGDVDSVLATAQDTLVRQLDRQRELAGDH is encoded by the coding sequence GTGAGACCCCGACTCCTGCGCCGAGCGGCCACCGTGGTCGCCGCGCTGGCAGTCGTCGCCGGATGCGCTGCGGCCCCGGCCGGCGACGCACCCGAGACGATCGTGTTCCTGAACCCGCACGCGGGGGCCTATGACGACGTCGTCGCCGAGTTCGAGGCGCGCAACCCGGACATCCGGGTCGAGCAGCAGAGCGTTCCGTTCGATCAGATGGTGTCGCAGACCCAGGCCCGCCTGGCCTCCGGCGACACCAGCGTGGACGTCGTCTCGGTCGACCCGCCGCGACTGGCCGGCATGGTCACCCAGGGCTTCCTCACCGACGAGAGCGCATCGGCGGACCTGCTGGAATCCACGTCCAGCCAGGTCGGCATCAACTCGGTGACCGTCGACGACCGCCCCTGGGCCTACCCGCTCTGGACCAGCGACGCCTTCCTCTTCTACAACCGCGACGCACTCACCAGGGCCGGCGTACCGATTCCCGGCCCGTCCGACGCCGACCGGCTGACCTGGGACCAGGTGCTCGACGGCGCCCGGACGGTCGCCGAGGCGGACACCGCCCGGTACGGCTTCGGCATCGACCAGGTCGACCGCTACTACGCACTGCAGCCGATCCTGGAGTCGATGGGTGCCGGGCCCGGGCTGGAGGGGCCGGACAGTCTCACCGCCGCGGTGGACACACCGGAGTGGAAACGGTTCGGCGCGTGGTACCGCGACCTCTACACCGACGGCCTGGCTCCGCGTGGCGTCGACCCCGGGCAGATGGCCGACCTGTTCGCGTCCGGCGGGCTCGGGTTCTACCTCTCCGGTGCGTCGAGCATCACCAAGATCGCCGAGAGCGATCTCGCCGGGAACTGGGGGATCGCCCCCGCGCCGTACGTCGCCGGTGGTCCGGTGGTGACCCCGACCGATTCCTGGGGCGTGGGCATCAGCGCCTACAGCGAGAAGCAGGATGCCGCCCGCCGGTTCGCCCAGTTCATGACCCTCGATCCGGAGGGCGTGAGCGCCGCCTCGCGGACGATGAACCTGCCCCCGGTCGCCACCGCCGCGATGCCCGCCTACCTCGACCATCTCGCCGAGGTCGCGCCGGCCGAGACCGCCGGGATCGGTGACCTGCTCGAGATCGATCTGGAGCGCCATGCCCGGCACCGGCCGACCAGCGTCGGCTACGTCCAGTTCGAGACGACGCTCAACCGGGCATTCACCGATCTGCGCAACGGCGGCGATGTCGACTCGGTCCTGGCCACCGCCCAGGACACCCTCGTCCGCCAGCTCGACCGGCAGCGCGAGCTCGCCGGCGACCACTGA
- a CDS encoding LacI family DNA-binding transcriptional regulator, whose amino-acid sequence MARAAGTSTAVVSYVLNEGSRPISAATREKVLRAIEEVGYRPNGVARALASGSTRTLGLVVPELANQFFATLAHALEAEASKYGLVLLLGDSAESVARERELVDTFVARQVDGLIYVGVGPHDAVQAATSAGLAVVVLDRTTDDERTASVVIDNVGGARAATEHLLGHGRRRLGALLGPRDVPTSRARRTGWLDALTAHGVPADEGHVRWAAFSRAGGYRAGLELLRTDPAPDAVFVASEDQALGLLCAAAELGVAVPGDLAVASFDGTDASRFSVPPLTTVAPRFDEIARRTIELLRAGASTPGAEICASDLVIRASCGCPWPTGADTVPPPSTDER is encoded by the coding sequence GTGGCTCGCGCCGCCGGGACCTCCACCGCGGTGGTCAGCTACGTGCTCAACGAGGGCTCCCGGCCGATCTCCGCGGCCACCCGGGAGAAGGTCCTGCGCGCGATCGAGGAGGTCGGCTACCGGCCCAACGGTGTCGCCCGCGCACTCGCGTCCGGATCGACACGGACCCTCGGCCTCGTCGTCCCGGAGCTGGCCAACCAGTTCTTCGCCACGCTCGCCCACGCGCTGGAGGCCGAGGCCTCGAAGTACGGCCTGGTCCTGCTGCTCGGTGACTCGGCCGAGAGCGTCGCCCGGGAGCGGGAGCTCGTCGACACCTTCGTCGCCCGCCAGGTCGACGGGCTCATCTACGTCGGCGTCGGCCCGCACGATGCGGTGCAGGCCGCGACCTCGGCCGGGCTGGCCGTCGTCGTGCTCGACCGGACCACCGACGACGAGCGGACGGCGTCGGTCGTGATCGACAACGTGGGCGGCGCGCGGGCCGCCACCGAGCACCTGCTCGGCCACGGACGCCGGCGGCTCGGTGCGCTGCTCGGCCCCCGGGACGTGCCCACCTCCCGTGCCCGCCGTACCGGCTGGCTCGATGCGCTGACCGCGCACGGTGTGCCCGCCGACGAGGGGCACGTCCGATGGGCGGCGTTCAGCCGGGCAGGCGGGTACCGGGCAGGGCTCGAGCTGCTCCGTACCGATCCGGCGCCGGACGCGGTGTTCGTCGCGAGCGAGGATCAGGCGCTCGGCCTGCTCTGCGCCGCAGCCGAACTGGGGGTGGCCGTACCCGGGGACCTGGCCGTCGCCAGCTTCGACGGGACGGACGCCTCGCGTTTCTCGGTGCCACCACTGACCACCGTCGCGCCCCGGTTCGACGAGATCGCCCGGCGGACCATCGAGCTGCTCCGTGCCGGTGCCTCGACCCCGGGCGCCGAGATCTGTGCGTCGGACCTGGTGATCCGGGCGTCCTGCGGCTGCCCGTGGCCCACCGGGGCCGACACCGTCCCCCCACCTTCCACCGACGAGAGGTGA
- a CDS encoding ribokinase, whose protein sequence is MHQDGGEGAGSDDRPGSGGIVVVIGSIHDDRFSYVDRLPAPGETVLAGSSDRGIGGKGANQAIAAARLGAGVTMTAMVGEDEAGLAATAGLAGHSVSVDTVGRVAGEVTGYAAITVDAAGENSIVVHSGANQALDPGAAERAVAQLPADRRAVVVCQCEIPQATVAAAAAATRAPHRFLLNLAPAVPVDPGTLRRANPLVVNLVEAAQVAGHLGVTPEGNNPRDLLTALLGYAPAVVITLGADGALIGDDSGVEHVPAVRPAEIVDTTGAGDAFVGAVAAYLASGATLPDAVRAGCAAGSVAVSRRGTATSYPDVADLATAGTAAHRG, encoded by the coding sequence GTGCATCAGGACGGTGGCGAAGGAGCCGGCTCCGACGACCGCCCCGGTTCGGGCGGGATCGTCGTGGTGATCGGTTCGATCCACGACGATCGCTTCTCCTACGTCGACCGGCTGCCGGCGCCCGGCGAGACCGTGCTGGCGGGCAGCTCCGACCGCGGGATCGGCGGCAAGGGTGCCAACCAGGCCATCGCCGCCGCGCGGCTCGGGGCCGGCGTCACGATGACCGCGATGGTCGGTGAGGACGAGGCCGGGCTCGCCGCGACGGCCGGACTGGCGGGCCACTCGGTCTCGGTCGACACGGTCGGCCGGGTCGCGGGCGAGGTCACCGGCTACGCCGCGATCACGGTCGACGCCGCCGGGGAGAACTCGATCGTCGTCCATTCCGGAGCGAACCAGGCCCTCGATCCAGGGGCTGCGGAGCGGGCTGTCGCGCAGCTGCCGGCCGATCGACGTGCGGTCGTCGTCTGTCAGTGCGAGATCCCGCAGGCGACCGTGGCGGCCGCAGCGGCCGCGACCCGCGCTCCGCACCGCTTCCTGCTCAACCTCGCGCCGGCGGTCCCCGTCGATCCGGGGACGCTGCGGCGGGCGAACCCCCTGGTGGTGAACCTCGTGGAGGCCGCGCAGGTGGCCGGTCATCTCGGCGTGACACCGGAGGGGAACAACCCGCGGGACCTGCTGACGGCGCTGCTCGGGTACGCGCCCGCGGTGGTGATCACTCTCGGCGCCGACGGCGCACTGATCGGCGACGACAGCGGCGTCGAGCACGTGCCCGCGGTCCGGCCCGCCGAGATCGTGGACACGACCGGCGCCGGCGACGCGTTCGTCGGTGCGGTCGCGGCCTACCTCGCCTCCGGCGCGACCTTGCCCGACGCGGTCCGGGCCGGGTGCGCGGCCGGTTCCGTCGCGGTCTCCCGCCGGGGGACCGCGACGTCGTACCCGGACGTGGCCGACCTGGCCACGGCCGGCACGGCGGCGCACCGTGGGTAG
- a CDS encoding ketopantoate reductase family protein, with product MKVLMFGRGVIASVYGRVLEQAGHEVEFYVRPGRAATYGAAIDLELADMRHRPWGRRVVERWPVRLREELEADHDFDLIVLSVGHHSLAEAAEFLAPRIGRATVLVFGNIWDEPLAAIGDLPADQVAWGFPQAGGGFGADGVLRATMLPSVLFGTLGTAPTGRESAVRTIFREAGLRIREQPDFRGWLLIHFAADAGMHSQGLRRGVLADLVGAPGDLRAAMLTGRELLPVLEARGVDLSRHRLGLLPLRAPAWAVGGALALATVAIPSARHNFEAHADPAAEEPRAVCRDALAEARRLGIATPRLEAAEHLFARAGTG from the coding sequence GTGAAGGTCCTGATGTTCGGCCGTGGCGTGATCGCCTCGGTGTACGGCCGGGTGCTGGAACAGGCCGGGCACGAGGTGGAGTTCTACGTCCGCCCGGGGCGCGCCGCGACCTACGGCGCCGCGATCGACCTCGAGCTGGCCGACATGCGGCACCGGCCGTGGGGGCGGCGCGTCGTCGAGCGGTGGCCGGTGCGCCTCCGGGAGGAGCTCGAGGCCGATCACGACTTCGACCTGATCGTGCTGAGCGTGGGGCACCACAGCCTCGCCGAGGCCGCAGAGTTCCTGGCGCCGCGGATCGGCCGGGCCACCGTGCTGGTCTTCGGCAACATCTGGGACGAGCCGCTCGCCGCGATCGGCGATCTCCCCGCCGACCAGGTCGCCTGGGGTTTCCCGCAGGCGGGCGGCGGCTTCGGCGCGGACGGCGTGCTGCGCGCGACGATGCTGCCGTCGGTCCTGTTCGGCACCCTCGGCACCGCGCCCACCGGACGTGAGTCGGCCGTCCGCACGATCTTCCGCGAGGCCGGCCTGCGGATCCGCGAGCAGCCCGACTTCCGCGGCTGGCTGTTGATCCACTTCGCGGCGGACGCCGGGATGCACTCGCAGGGGCTGCGGCGGGGCGTGCTGGCCGACCTCGTCGGGGCACCGGGGGACCTGCGTGCGGCGATGCTGACCGGCCGTGAGCTGCTGCCGGTCCTCGAGGCACGCGGTGTCGACCTGAGCCGCCACCGGCTCGGTCTCCTCCCGTTGCGTGCGCCCGCGTGGGCGGTCGGCGGCGCACTCGCCCTGGCGACCGTCGCCATCCCGTCCGCGCGCCACAACTTCGAGGCGCACGCCGATCCCGCAGCCGAGGAGCCGCGTGCGGTCTGCCGGGACGCCCTCGCCGAGGCGCGCCGGCTCGGTATCGCCACCCCCCGCCTCGAGGCGGCCGAGCATCTCTTCGCCAGGGCGGGGACCGGCTGA
- a CDS encoding cytochrome P450 yields MTTVDEFPQSRTCPFAPPPAYARIREEESVAQVRLPDGGRAWVVSRHEDVRAVLNDRRFSSDRRRPDFPELTAGAAAVKRPDEEPTLISMDAPEHPVARRAVLGEFTVRRTEALRARVQEIVDERIDALLTGPRPADLVEELSLPIPSLVICELLGVPYSAHAFFQEKSTALIARGTPPLERAAAIAALRDYLDELIAEKETDPPDDLLGRQIHTLREQGSYRRPALVGMGILLLVAGHETTANMISLSTVAFLRDPEQLALIRADPTRTIAAVDEMLRYFTIVDAATARLCVEDAEIGGQLIRAGEGVLALTYSANRDPRAFADPDELDIERGARHHVAFGFGPHQCLGQNLARMELQIVFDTLFRRIPTLALAADVDELPFKDDAAIFGLHQLPVTW; encoded by the coding sequence ATGACGACCGTCGACGAGTTCCCGCAGTCCCGTACCTGCCCGTTCGCTCCGCCGCCGGCGTACGCGAGGATCCGCGAGGAGGAGTCGGTCGCGCAGGTCCGGCTGCCCGACGGTGGGCGTGCGTGGGTGGTCAGCCGGCACGAGGACGTCCGCGCCGTGCTCAACGACCGCCGGTTCAGCTCCGACCGCCGGCGACCGGACTTCCCGGAGCTGACGGCGGGCGCAGCCGCGGTCAAGCGTCCCGACGAGGAGCCCACGCTGATCAGCATGGATGCGCCCGAACACCCGGTGGCCCGCCGAGCGGTGCTCGGCGAGTTCACCGTGCGCCGCACCGAGGCGCTGCGGGCACGGGTCCAGGAGATCGTCGACGAGCGGATCGACGCGTTGCTGACCGGGCCCCGGCCCGCCGACCTCGTCGAGGAACTGTCGCTGCCGATCCCGTCGCTCGTGATCTGCGAGCTGCTCGGCGTGCCCTACTCCGCGCACGCGTTCTTCCAGGAGAAGTCGACCGCGCTGATCGCCCGGGGGACGCCACCGCTGGAGCGAGCCGCCGCCATCGCAGCCCTGCGCGACTACCTGGACGAGTTGATCGCGGAGAAGGAGACCGACCCGCCGGACGATCTGCTCGGGCGGCAGATCCACACCCTGCGCGAGCAGGGCTCCTACCGTCGGCCGGCCCTGGTGGGCATGGGAATCCTGCTGCTCGTGGCGGGGCACGAGACGACGGCGAACATGATCTCGCTGTCGACGGTGGCGTTCCTGCGTGATCCCGAGCAGCTCGCGTTGATCCGCGCCGATCCCACCAGGACCATCGCCGCGGTCGACGAGATGCTGCGGTACTTCACGATCGTGGACGCGGCGACGGCACGGCTGTGCGTCGAGGACGCCGAGATCGGCGGGCAGCTGATCCGCGCGGGCGAGGGGGTGCTGGCGCTGACGTACTCGGCGAACCGCGATCCGCGGGCGTTCGCGGACCCCGACGAGCTGGACATCGAACGCGGCGCCCGCCACCACGTCGCTTTCGGGTTCGGGCCACACCAGTGCCTGGGGCAGAACCTGGCCCGGATGGAGCTGCAGATCGTGTTCGACACCCTGTTCCGCCGCATCCCCACCCTCGCGCTCGCCGCCGACGTCGACGAGCTGCCCTTCAAGGACGACGCCGCCATCTTCGGCCTGCACCAGCTTCCGGTGACCTGGTGA
- a CDS encoding ferredoxin, with the protein MKIVADTDRCVGAGQCVLTAPALFDQDDDGMVIVRVAAPEAGSVESARAAVHLCPAQALSCD; encoded by the coding sequence ATGAAGATCGTCGCGGACACCGACAGGTGCGTCGGCGCGGGCCAGTGCGTACTCACCGCGCCCGCCCTCTTCGACCAGGACGACGACGGGATGGTGATCGTCCGGGTCGCGGCCCCGGAGGCCGGCTCGGTCGAGTCGGCTCGGGCGGCGGTGCACCTCTGCCCGGCACAGGCCCTGTCCTGTGACTGA
- a CDS encoding TetR/AcrR family transcriptional regulator → MTIEKPLRADARRNREAIVAAAREVFVAGRFFDMRFDDLAGLAGVGTGTLYRNFPTREALAEAVYRSEIATMSDHARRLGATRPADEALAVFLRDMVDHIDAHQGLARTLATLMSAGSRERNTSGHELEDAVAELVAKGIAEGSLRDDIDAGAVLMALHGIGAAHARPGWRAEADGVVTLVVDGLRRGTASP, encoded by the coding sequence GTGACCATCGAGAAGCCGCTGCGCGCCGACGCCCGGCGGAACCGCGAGGCGATCGTCGCCGCAGCTCGCGAGGTCTTCGTCGCCGGCCGGTTCTTCGACATGCGGTTCGACGATCTCGCCGGGCTGGCCGGCGTGGGCACCGGCACGCTCTACCGGAACTTCCCCACCCGCGAGGCGCTGGCCGAGGCGGTCTACCGCTCCGAGATCGCCACCATGAGCGACCACGCCCGCCGCCTCGGGGCGACCCGACCCGCGGACGAGGCGCTGGCGGTCTTCCTGCGGGACATGGTCGACCACATCGACGCGCACCAGGGCCTCGCCCGCACACTGGCCACCCTCATGTCCGCGGGCTCCCGCGAGCGGAACACGAGCGGGCACGAGCTCGAGGACGCGGTGGCCGAGCTGGTGGCCAAGGGCATCGCGGAGGGGTCCCTGCGCGACGACATCGACGCCGGTGCGGTGCTGATGGCGCTGCACGGCATCGGCGCCGCCCATGCGCGTCCCGGGTGGCGAGCCGAGGCCGACGGCGTCGTCACCCTCGTCGTGGACGGGCTGCGCCGGGGCACCGCGAGCCCGTGA
- a CDS encoding AAA-type ATPase lid domain-containing protein codes for MDGSARLCEREQIARSRGTGDGPGVPERITASWRRSTEFGASLDEVMPSFCGAVDDESLFFRCGREVLEGLQETLADEPVSLMLTDADGIVLDRYCRERSLLSALDTVHLAPGFDYGERETGTTGLGLALVDRAPSLVRADQHFCTELWGYTCAAAPVSDPVTGELVGSVNLTTWSQRSDPLLLALAQSAASSAAALMLARHHGRSPRPVTQGRVFRVLLHPPEPAPAPPSRARASALDELEAALSAGRIVAVVGEDGVGRTALLTAALARTHPRGRVLAARPPNDRSAEAWLDLWTPELGKDATSIVVSEVDGLTPTVASKLAGMLRTIDPGRRPAFAFTARDPDAVPAALRPLVDGYVELPPLRHRREDITPLARTFAAARRGREVRFTDAARRSLDAFGWPGNVEQLRAVVEAAVSRSDVVDTEHLPPEVAGGAPRRALSRIEMVERDEILRALAEPGTTMGRAAHDLGISRATLYRRLDVYGIRNGF; via the coding sequence ATGGACGGCTCAGCCAGGCTCTGTGAGCGGGAGCAGATCGCACGGTCGAGAGGTACGGGTGACGGTCCGGGGGTACCGGAGCGGATCACCGCGTCCTGGCGGCGCAGCACGGAGTTCGGCGCGTCGCTGGACGAGGTGATGCCGTCGTTCTGTGGCGCGGTCGACGACGAGTCACTGTTCTTCCGCTGTGGACGCGAGGTGCTCGAGGGGCTGCAGGAGACGCTGGCCGACGAGCCGGTCAGCCTGATGCTCACCGACGCCGACGGGATCGTTCTCGACCGGTACTGCCGGGAACGCTCGCTGCTCAGCGCGCTGGACACGGTGCATCTCGCACCCGGCTTCGACTACGGCGAGCGGGAGACCGGGACGACCGGGCTGGGCCTGGCCCTGGTCGACCGGGCGCCGTCGCTGGTCCGGGCCGATCAGCACTTCTGCACCGAGCTGTGGGGCTACACCTGCGCCGCCGCCCCGGTGTCGGACCCGGTCACCGGCGAGCTCGTCGGCAGCGTCAACCTCACCACGTGGTCGCAGCGCTCGGATCCGTTGCTGCTGGCGCTCGCGCAGAGCGCCGCGAGCAGTGCGGCCGCGCTGATGCTGGCCCGCCACCACGGGCGGAGCCCGCGGCCGGTCACCCAGGGGCGGGTCTTCCGGGTTCTGCTGCATCCGCCGGAGCCGGCACCGGCGCCGCCGTCCCGGGCCCGCGCGAGCGCACTGGACGAGCTCGAGGCCGCACTGTCGGCGGGGCGGATCGTCGCCGTCGTCGGTGAGGACGGGGTGGGGCGCACCGCGCTGCTCACCGCCGCGCTCGCCCGCACCCACCCGCGCGGACGGGTGCTCGCGGCCCGGCCGCCGAACGACCGGAGCGCCGAGGCCTGGCTCGACCTCTGGACCCCGGAGCTGGGCAAGGACGCCACCAGCATCGTGGTGAGCGAGGTCGACGGGCTCACCCCGACGGTCGCATCGAAGCTGGCCGGGATGCTCCGCACGATCGATCCGGGGCGTCGTCCGGCGTTCGCGTTCACCGCCCGCGACCCGGACGCCGTGCCCGCGGCGCTGCGCCCGCTGGTCGACGGCTACGTGGAGCTGCCGCCACTGCGGCACCGCCGCGAGGACATCACGCCGCTGGCCCGGACGTTCGCCGCGGCCCGCCGCGGCCGCGAGGTCCGGTTCACCGACGCCGCGCGGCGGAGCCTGGACGCGTTCGGATGGCCCGGCAACGTGGAACAGCTCCGCGCGGTGGTGGAGGCCGCCGTGTCCCGCAGCGACGTGGTCGACACCGAGCATCTGCCGCCCGAGGTGGCCGGCGGCGCACCACGGCGGGCGCTGTCGCGGATCGAGATGGTCGAGCGCGACGAGATCCTGCGGGCCCTCGCCGAACCGGGCACGACCATGGGCCGCGCCGCCCACGACCTCGGCATCAGCCGGGCAACCCTGTACCGACGGCTCGACGTGTACGGAATCCGCAACGGGTTCTGA
- a CDS encoding GMC family oxidoreductase, producing MTRFDYDDSDVVVIVGSGAGGGTLAHELCRRGFKTVVLEAGPHLTGEDYHNDEWAAFGQMAWTDPRTTSGSWAIADDFPNLPAWIVKAVGGTTTHWAGACPRFKSHEFAARTTYGDIEGADLLDWPITLSELEPYYDQAEIKMGVTHRHGRPPLPANNNYKVFANGADKLGYRDYSTGPYATNAEPYDGRPASIQDGFNFQGDKHGSKWSTLVAELPKAEATGNLDLRPDSQAVQILHGPDGRATGVLYVDRNGTLRRQRAAVVSVAGNSIETARLLLLSASTRFPDGMANSSGQVGRNYMRHTTGTVWGQFDKPVRMYRGETMAGVIADESRLDTGRGFVGGYYMQTIALGPAFFAKFVAPGSWGPKLAEIVDGYLNTAGMWIVGEDMPQGTNRITLSDTVDEHGIPVANVHFDDHPNDVAMRRHGQQQGAAVYKAVGAHRTIETPPYPSTHNLGTCRMSQRPGDGVVDRFGRAHDVPNLFVTDGSVFTTGAAANPTLTIVALATRQADFIASDFRTGRN from the coding sequence ATGACCCGCTTCGACTACGACGACTCCGACGTGGTGGTGATCGTCGGCTCCGGCGCGGGCGGCGGCACCCTGGCCCACGAGCTGTGCCGGCGGGGCTTCAAGACCGTCGTCCTTGAGGCCGGACCGCACCTGACCGGCGAGGACTACCACAACGACGAATGGGCGGCGTTCGGCCAGATGGCCTGGACCGACCCGCGCACCACCTCGGGCAGCTGGGCGATCGCCGACGACTTCCCGAACCTGCCCGCCTGGATCGTCAAGGCCGTCGGCGGTACGACGACGCACTGGGCCGGTGCCTGCCCGCGGTTCAAGTCGCACGAGTTCGCCGCCCGCACCACCTACGGCGACATCGAGGGCGCCGACCTGCTCGACTGGCCGATCACCCTGTCCGAGCTCGAGCCGTACTACGACCAGGCCGAGATCAAGATGGGGGTGACGCACCGGCACGGGCGTCCGCCGCTGCCCGCGAACAACAACTACAAGGTGTTCGCGAACGGCGCCGACAAGCTCGGCTACCGCGACTACTCCACCGGCCCGTACGCGACCAACGCCGAGCCCTACGACGGCCGTCCCGCCAGCATCCAGGACGGGTTCAACTTCCAGGGCGACAAGCACGGCTCCAAGTGGTCCACCCTGGTCGCCGAGCTGCCCAAGGCCGAGGCCACCGGCAATCTGGACCTGCGGCCGGACAGCCAGGCGGTGCAGATCCTGCACGGACCGGACGGCCGGGCCACCGGGGTGCTCTACGTCGACCGCAACGGCACCCTGCGCCGCCAGCGCGCCGCGGTCGTCTCGGTCGCGGGCAACTCGATCGAGACCGCGCGGCTGTTGCTGCTCTCGGCGTCGACCCGGTTCCCGGACGGTATGGCGAACTCCTCCGGTCAGGTCGGGCGCAACTACATGCGTCACACCACCGGAACCGTGTGGGGGCAGTTCGACAAGCCGGTCCGGATGTACCGCGGCGAGACGATGGCGGGAGTGATCGCCGACGAGTCCCGACTCGATACCGGCCGGGGATTCGTCGGCGGTTACTACATGCAGACGATCGCACTCGGACCCGCGTTCTTCGCCAAGTTCGTCGCCCCCGGGAGCTGGGGACCGAAGTTGGCAGAGATCGTCGACGGTTACCTCAACACCGCCGGCATGTGGATCGTCGGCGAGGACATGCCGCAGGGAACCAACCGGATCACGCTGTCCGACACGGTCGACGAGCACGGCATTCCGGTCGCGAACGTCCACTTCGACGACCACCCGAACGACGTCGCGATGCGCCGGCACGGTCAGCAGCAGGGTGCCGCGGTCTACAAGGCGGTCGGTGCACACCGCACGATCGAGACCCCGCCCTACCCGTCGACGCACAACCTCGGTACCTGCCGGATGAGTCAGCGTCCCGGCGACGGCGTCGTCGACCGGTTCGGGCGCGCGCACGACGTGCCGAACCTGTTCGTCACCGACGGCAGCGTGTTCACCACCGGCGCGGCCGCCAATCCCACGCTCACCATCGTCGCCCTGGCGACCCGTCAGGCCGACTTCATCGCATCCGACTTCCGCACCGGCCGGAACTGA
- a CDS encoding YbhB/YbcL family Raf kinase inhibitor-like protein, producing the protein MSAPPDPYRFLPEVESFTLTSTDISDGIPLATPQVSGIMGAGGQDRSPQLSWRDFPVATRSFAVTVHDPDAPTGSGFWHWAVADIPAGVTELAAGAGDPGGTGLPEGALALPNDAGIHQYLGAAPPEGHGVHRYFVVVHAVDVPRLGVPRTATPAFLGFNLFTHTLARATITATYQR; encoded by the coding sequence GTGTCCGCACCACCCGACCCGTATCGGTTCCTGCCCGAGGTCGAGAGCTTCACCCTGACCAGCACCGACATCTCCGACGGCATTCCGCTGGCCACACCGCAGGTCAGCGGCATCATGGGCGCGGGAGGCCAGGACCGCTCGCCCCAGCTGAGCTGGCGTGACTTCCCCGTCGCCACCCGCAGCTTCGCCGTCACCGTCCACGACCCGGACGCCCCGACCGGCAGCGGCTTCTGGCACTGGGCGGTCGCCGACATCCCGGCCGGGGTCACCGAGCTGGCCGCGGGCGCGGGCGATCCCGGTGGCACCGGGCTGCCCGAGGGCGCGCTGGCCCTGCCCAACGACGCCGGGATCCACCAGTACCTCGGTGCCGCCCCGCCGGAGGGGCACGGTGTGCACCGCTACTTCGTCGTCGTGCACGCCGTCGACGTGCCCAGACTGGGCGTCCCGCGGACCGCCACCCCGGCGTTCCTCGGGTTCAACCTGTTCACCCACACCCTGGCCAGGGCGACCATCACCGCGACCTACCAGCGCTGA
- a CDS encoding CPBP family intramembrane glutamic endopeptidase, which translates to MTSVLFVDYPLRLLPGLIVLTALFLALGRSAPLLRIVVLVLGFVLVRDTMTPLGLWSLGTTGGATWLRFAPDPLVLLTLGAVGAGGALAIAYGPRDLRGLVVWGGLGPRALLTALGAAAVLLVPLLVLLRTAPVEQRGGAVALSLLPAVAVLAFGGNLLEEVLFRGLLQGYLSGPLGYPPVRTILLSGLFFAAGHTFLATTVTGLGWPVLAFTTAEGVLCAWVRHRHGVLAATVTHGTVILVLASGL; encoded by the coding sequence GTGACCAGCGTCCTGTTCGTGGATTATCCGCTCCGGTTGCTTCCCGGCCTGATCGTGCTCACCGCGTTGTTCCTGGCGCTGGGCCGGTCGGCGCCGCTGTTGCGGATCGTGGTGCTGGTGCTCGGTTTCGTCCTCGTGCGGGACACGATGACCCCGCTCGGTCTCTGGTCGCTCGGGACCACCGGTGGCGCGACGTGGCTGCGGTTCGCGCCCGATCCGCTGGTGCTGCTGACACTCGGTGCGGTCGGCGCGGGCGGTGCACTCGCGATCGCCTACGGGCCGCGGGACCTGCGCGGGCTCGTCGTGTGGGGTGGTCTCGGGCCGCGGGCATTGCTGACCGCGCTCGGTGCGGCCGCGGTCCTGCTCGTTCCGCTGCTCGTTCTGTTGCGGACGGCTCCGGTGGAGCAGCGCGGCGGCGCGGTGGCACTGTCGTTGCTCCCCGCGGTGGCGGTACTGGCATTCGGCGGGAACCTGTTGGAGGAGGTGCTCTTCCGCGGGTTGCTGCAGGGGTACCTGAGCGGTCCGCTCGGCTACCCGCCCGTGCGCACGATCCTGCTGTCCGGGTTGTTCTTCGCGGCCGGGCACACCTTCCTGGCGACGACCGTCACCGGCCTCGGCTGGCCGGTACTCGCTTTCACAACGGCGGAGGGGGTGCTGTGCGCCTGGGTCCGGCACCGGCACGGGGTGCTCGCCGCGACCGTCACACACGGGACGGTGATCCTGGTGCTGGCCTCCGGGCTGTGA